A genomic segment from Actinoplanes sichuanensis encodes:
- a CDS encoding MerR family transcriptional regulator, which produces MTGPGGLRTGEVAERAGVNIQTLRYYERRGLLAEPVRSTGGHRLYPAATVDLLAVIKAAQRLGFTLDEVADLLNAGRRRHPNADLRQRAIDKITEIDARIADLTAIRATLTEVVDARCDSLTDCTCTDCPIPFLTIGVAERTHGEPA; this is translated from the coding sequence GTGACGGGGCCGGGTGGGTTGCGCACCGGCGAGGTCGCCGAGCGGGCCGGGGTCAACATTCAGACGCTGCGCTATTACGAACGGCGTGGTCTGCTCGCCGAGCCGGTCCGGTCGACCGGCGGGCACCGGCTCTATCCGGCGGCCACCGTCGATCTGCTGGCGGTGATCAAAGCGGCGCAGCGGCTCGGTTTCACGCTCGACGAGGTCGCCGACCTGCTGAACGCGGGCCGGCGCCGGCACCCGAACGCCGACCTACGGCAACGCGCCATCGACAAGATCACCGAGATCGACGCGAGGATCGCCGACCTGACCGCCATCCGGGCCACGCTCACCGAGGTCGTCGACGCCCGCTGCGACAGCCTCACCGACTGCACCTGCACCGACTGCCCGATCCCGTTCCTGACCATCGGCGTTGCCGAACGCACGCACGGAGAACCGGCATGA